From Solwaraspora sp. WMMD1047, the proteins below share one genomic window:
- a CDS encoding type III polyketide synthase: MVDGSPVIAGIGVALPPRASQAELWDGFFSRHFQGATRGLAERIFANSGVQTRQAAVNPLLEDVSEWPTERRMRRYLVEALPLGKEAVGRALTDAGLAVGDIGLFVVCSCTGYATPGLDILLARDLAMSPDTQRMFVGHMGCYAALPGLGAAGDFVTARGRAALLLCAELTSLHLQPSATRMDTQQIVSHALFSDAAVAVVVAPAAGGPARPGAGARVGAGYAVREVAAVTDTSTADHMTWDVTDRGFRMGLSSKVPQVLAAHVGGLVDGVLDRHGLTRSEVDGWAVHPGGPRILNVVERELGLAADGLAASRATLAEHGNCSSPTSLLILDRLRRATRPAERIVMLAFGPGLTLYAALLQRAA, encoded by the coding sequence ATGGTGGACGGGTCACCGGTGATCGCGGGCATCGGCGTGGCGCTGCCGCCCCGGGCGTCGCAGGCGGAGCTCTGGGACGGCTTCTTCTCCCGGCACTTCCAGGGGGCCACCCGGGGGTTGGCGGAGCGGATCTTCGCCAACTCGGGGGTCCAGACCCGGCAGGCGGCCGTGAATCCGCTGCTGGAGGACGTGTCGGAGTGGCCGACCGAGCGGCGGATGCGCCGCTATCTGGTCGAGGCGCTGCCGTTGGGCAAGGAGGCGGTCGGCCGGGCGCTCACCGACGCCGGGCTGGCCGTCGGCGACATCGGACTCTTCGTGGTCTGCTCCTGCACCGGGTACGCCACTCCGGGCCTGGACATCCTGCTCGCCCGGGATCTGGCGATGAGCCCGGACACCCAGCGGATGTTCGTCGGGCACATGGGCTGTTACGCGGCCCTGCCCGGGCTGGGCGCGGCGGGTGACTTCGTCACCGCCCGGGGCCGGGCGGCGCTGCTGCTCTGCGCCGAGCTGACCAGCCTGCACCTCCAGCCCTCGGCGACCCGGATGGACACCCAGCAGATCGTCTCGCACGCGCTCTTCTCCGACGCGGCCGTGGCCGTGGTGGTCGCACCGGCGGCGGGTGGCCCGGCCCGACCCGGCGCGGGTGCCCGGGTGGGCGCTGGTTACGCGGTCCGCGAGGTGGCCGCGGTCACCGACACCTCGACGGCCGACCACATGACCTGGGACGTCACCGACCGGGGATTCCGGATGGGGCTGTCGTCGAAGGTCCCGCAGGTGCTGGCCGCGCACGTCGGTGGCCTGGTGGACGGGGTCCTCGACCGGCACGGACTGACCCGGTCCGAGGTGGACGGCTGGGCGGTCCATCCCGGGGGTCCCCGGATTCTCAACGTGGTGGAGCGGGAGTTGGGGCTGGCTGCCGACGGGTTGGCGGCGTCCCGGGCGACCCTGGCGGAGCACGGCAACTGCTCGTCGCCGACCAGCCTGTTGATCCTGGACCGGTTGCGCCGGGCCACGCGACCGGCGGAACGGATCGTGATGTTGGCGTTCGGCCCGGGGCTGACCCTCTACGCAGCGCTGCTCCAGCGCGCCGCCTAA
- a CDS encoding CarD family transcriptional regulator: protein MVFSVGETVVYPHHGAALIEAIETRVVKGEEKQYLVLRVAQGDLTVRVPAENAEIVGVREVVGEEGLGKVFDVLRAPHTEEPTNWSRRYKANLEKLASGNPLKVAEVVRDLWRRERERGLSAGEKRMLAKARDILVGEVALAEKSTKDEAESLLDKVLTEA, encoded by the coding sequence ATGGTTTTCAGTGTCGGCGAGACCGTTGTTTACCCCCACCACGGGGCCGCACTCATCGAGGCAATCGAGACTCGGGTCGTCAAGGGCGAGGAGAAGCAGTACCTCGTCCTCAGGGTCGCTCAGGGTGACCTGACGGTGCGGGTGCCGGCCGAGAATGCCGAGATCGTCGGTGTGCGCGAGGTGGTCGGCGAGGAAGGCCTGGGCAAGGTCTTCGATGTTCTTCGTGCCCCGCACACCGAGGAGCCGACCAACTGGTCGCGGCGTTACAAGGCGAATCTGGAAAAGCTGGCCTCCGGCAACCCGCTCAAGGTCGCCGAGGTCGTTCGTGACCTGTGGCGTCGGGAGCGCGAGCGGGGTCTGTCGGCGGGCGAGAAGCGGATGCTCGCCAAGGCCCGCGACATCCTGGTCGGCGAGGTCGCGCTGGCTGAGAAGAGCACCAAGGACGAGGCGGAATCGCTTCTCGACAAGGTGCTCACCGAGGCATAG
- the ispD gene encoding 2-C-methyl-D-erythritol 4-phosphate cytidylyltransferase yields MTAQLNPCGDVAVLVPAAGAGVRLGPGAPKALRPLAGESLLVHAVRRIAAAPSVRVIVVAAPPAETGAVRQLLAGVADVTVVPGGAHRQESVAAALRAVPAGPEIILVHDAARALAPTLLFESVGAAVRAGTDAVIPVLPVVDTIKEVSADEMVLGTVDRGTLRAVQTPQGFRRSVLAAAHAAAAGPLTDDAGLVEKHGVRVKCVPGSAYAMKITQPFDLALAEHLLATG; encoded by the coding sequence GTGACCGCGCAGCTCAATCCGTGCGGTGACGTCGCGGTCCTCGTTCCGGCCGCCGGTGCCGGGGTCCGGCTCGGCCCGGGTGCGCCGAAGGCCCTCCGTCCGCTGGCCGGTGAATCGCTGCTGGTCCACGCCGTTCGGCGAATTGCCGCCGCGCCGTCGGTGCGGGTGATCGTGGTGGCGGCCCCGCCGGCCGAGACCGGCGCCGTCCGGCAGCTGCTGGCCGGGGTCGCCGACGTGACCGTGGTACCCGGCGGCGCCCACCGACAGGAGTCCGTGGCGGCGGCCCTGCGGGCGGTGCCGGCGGGTCCGGAGATCATCCTGGTGCACGACGCGGCCCGGGCGCTCGCCCCGACGCTGCTCTTCGAGTCGGTCGGCGCGGCGGTCCGCGCCGGCACCGACGCGGTCATCCCGGTGCTGCCGGTGGTCGACACCATCAAGGAGGTGTCGGCCGACGAGATGGTGCTCGGCACCGTGGACCGGGGCACGTTGCGCGCCGTCCAGACCCCGCAGGGCTTCCGCCGGTCGGTGTTGGCCGCGGCGCACGCCGCCGCCGCTGGCCCGCTCACCGACGACGCCGGCCTGGTCGAAAAGCACGGGGTACGGGTGAAGTGCGTGCCCGGTTCGGCGTACGCCATGAAGATCACCCAACCGTTCGACCTGGCGCTGGCCGAGCACCTGCTCGCCACCGGCTGA
- the ispF gene encoding 2-C-methyl-D-erythritol 2,4-cyclodiphosphate synthase, translating into MIVPRVGVGTDVHAFAPDRECWVAGLYWPGETGLAGHSDGDVAAHAACDALFAAASLGDLGANFGVAEPEWAGARGVLLLAEAARRVRAAGFEIGNISIQVIGVRPKIGPRRAEAQRLLGEAVGAPVAVSGTTTDGLGLTGRAEGLAGVAVALVVPTGS; encoded by the coding sequence GTGATCGTTCCCCGGGTCGGTGTGGGCACCGACGTGCACGCGTTCGCCCCCGACCGGGAGTGCTGGGTGGCCGGCCTGTACTGGCCGGGCGAGACCGGGCTGGCCGGGCACTCCGACGGTGACGTGGCCGCGCACGCCGCGTGCGACGCGCTGTTCGCCGCCGCCTCGCTCGGCGATCTCGGCGCCAACTTCGGTGTCGCCGAGCCGGAGTGGGCCGGCGCGCGGGGGGTGCTGCTGCTGGCCGAGGCCGCCCGCCGGGTCCGGGCCGCCGGCTTCGAGATCGGCAACATCTCGATCCAGGTGATCGGGGTACGGCCGAAGATCGGGCCGCGGCGGGCCGAGGCGCAGCGGTTGCTCGGCGAAGCGGTCGGCGCCCCGGTGGCGGTCTCGGGCACCACGACCGACGGACTCGGCCTCACCGGCCGGGCCGAGGGACTGGCGGGCGTGGCGGTGGCCCTGGTGGTCCCCACCGGGTCCTGA
- a CDS encoding tetratricopeptide repeat protein, producing MSSEADPPADFDGYLQRAGLLAELGRYDEAAAELGFALALSPGDGAAAVLLARVHLAGDRPADALAAVDAALAAAPAEPATLVTRAFALIDLRRFGEAAQLADLLLTTGPADPYAQRSAAAILAEARNGQVALNAAWRSVELGPADAQNHLVLGLVSARLGLFDLAERGYREALRLDPELAEVTSDVGVIRLESRRYSLALAELAEAAALLPPPPPPPPPAGAPPVSPAPPASPGPPVTPGSPVSPGTPFSPGSPVSPGPPPPGAPGRSAGGAPVGRPPVAEGLRQLVGYGAGYAVAATVLVACLAAGNAAISRLFAVLAAVAGFVLLWSVGRRLPGLLGTLLPALVRRDRGLGLSIYAVLAGPGLVLLYALVGTPWPLVLAIAASAIAQLVVLRRPMPPPIS from the coding sequence GTGTCCAGCGAAGCCGACCCACCCGCCGATTTCGACGGCTACCTCCAGCGGGCCGGGCTCCTCGCCGAGTTGGGCCGCTACGACGAGGCGGCCGCCGAACTCGGTTTCGCGCTCGCGCTGTCGCCCGGCGACGGCGCGGCCGCCGTGCTGTTGGCGCGGGTGCACCTCGCCGGTGACCGGCCCGCCGACGCGCTCGCCGCGGTGGACGCGGCGTTGGCCGCCGCGCCCGCCGAGCCGGCGACGCTTGTCACCCGGGCGTTCGCCCTGATCGATCTGCGCCGGTTCGGCGAGGCGGCTCAGCTGGCGGACCTCCTGCTCACCACCGGTCCCGCGGACCCGTACGCCCAGCGCAGCGCGGCGGCGATCCTGGCCGAGGCGCGCAACGGACAGGTCGCGCTCAACGCGGCCTGGCGCAGTGTGGAACTCGGGCCGGCGGACGCGCAGAACCATCTGGTGCTCGGCCTGGTGTCGGCCCGGTTGGGCCTGTTCGACCTGGCTGAACGGGGTTACCGGGAGGCGCTGCGGCTCGATCCCGAACTCGCCGAGGTGACGAGCGACGTCGGGGTGATCCGGCTGGAGTCGCGCCGTTACTCGCTGGCGCTGGCCGAACTGGCCGAGGCGGCAGCCCTGCTGCCACCCCCACCGCCCCCGCCGCCACCCGCCGGGGCGCCCCCGGTGAGTCCGGCGCCCCCCGCGAGTCCCGGGCCGCCGGTGACTCCGGGGTCGCCCGTGAGTCCAGGGACGCCCTTCAGCCCAGGGTCGCCGGTGAGTCCCGGGCCGCCGCCGCCCGGGGCGCCGGGCCGATCGGCCGGTGGCGCGCCGGTCGGGCGGCCCCCGGTCGCCGAGGGCCTGCGGCAGCTCGTCGGGTACGGGGCCGGCTACGCGGTCGCGGCGACCGTGCTGGTCGCCTGCCTGGCGGCCGGCAACGCGGCCATCTCCCGGCTCTTCGCGGTGCTGGCGGCGGTCGCCGGCTTCGTCCTGCTGTGGAGCGTGGGCCGGCGGTTGCCGGGCCTGCTGGGGACGCTGCTGCCGGCGCTGGTGCGGCGGGACCGCGGGCTCGGGTTGTCGATCTACGCCGTGCTGGCCGGACCCGGCCTGGTCCTCCTCTATGCCCTGGTCGGCACGCCGTGGCCGTTGGTGCTGGCGATCGCCGCCTCGGCGATCGCCCAGCTCGTGGTGCTGCGCCGCCCGATGCCGCCGCCGATCTCCTGA
- a CDS encoding homogentisate 1,2-dioxygenase gives MPYYRSVGEVPRKRHTQFRQPDGSLYAEELMGQEGFSADSSLLYHRHLPTAILSAEEYPAPTWTRLPNLPLKPRHLRTHKLDGHAGGADAVLGRQPLLANDDVRISYVVADQPSPLYRNAVGDECLYVESGAARIESTFGVLGVTAGDYVIIPTSVVHRVVPIAPDPVRLLTVEATGHIGPPRRYLSVRGQFLEHSPYCERDVRGPTAPLLADEDEEAEVYVRHRRGWTRYVYAHHPFDVVGWDGHLYPWAFSIHDFEPITGRVHQPPPVHQTFQGPNFVICSFVPRKVDYHPLAVPVPYNHHNVDSDEMLFYTGGNYEARRGSGIEQGSISLHPAGFTHGPQPGAAERAIGADYFDELAVMVDTFRPLDLCEPALACEDTGYAWTWARDPRT, from the coding sequence ATGCCGTACTACCGCAGCGTCGGCGAGGTGCCCCGCAAACGCCACACCCAGTTCCGCCAGCCCGACGGCAGCCTCTACGCGGAGGAGTTGATGGGCCAGGAGGGCTTCTCCGCCGACTCCTCCCTGCTCTACCACCGCCACCTGCCGACCGCGATCCTCTCCGCCGAGGAGTACCCGGCGCCGACCTGGACCCGGCTGCCCAACCTCCCCCTCAAGCCACGGCATCTGCGCACCCACAAACTCGACGGACACGCCGGCGGCGCCGATGCCGTGCTCGGCCGGCAGCCGCTGCTGGCAAACGACGACGTCCGGATCTCGTACGTCGTCGCCGACCAGCCCTCGCCGCTGTACCGCAACGCCGTCGGCGACGAGTGCCTCTACGTCGAGTCCGGCGCGGCGCGGATCGAGTCGACCTTCGGCGTGCTCGGCGTGACCGCCGGCGACTACGTGATCATCCCAACTTCGGTGGTGCACCGGGTGGTCCCGATCGCCCCCGACCCGGTCCGCCTGCTCACCGTCGAAGCCACCGGCCACATCGGCCCACCCAGGCGCTACCTCTCCGTACGTGGGCAGTTCCTCGAACACTCGCCCTACTGCGAGCGCGACGTCCGGGGGCCGACCGCGCCGCTGCTGGCCGACGAGGACGAGGAGGCCGAGGTCTACGTCCGGCACCGGCGGGGCTGGACCCGCTACGTGTACGCACACCACCCGTTCGACGTGGTCGGCTGGGACGGCCACCTCTACCCATGGGCGTTCTCGATCCACGACTTCGAGCCGATCACCGGCCGGGTGCACCAGCCGCCGCCGGTGCACCAGACCTTCCAGGGCCCCAACTTCGTGATCTGCTCCTTCGTGCCCCGCAAGGTCGACTACCACCCGCTGGCCGTCCCGGTGCCGTACAACCACCACAACGTCGACTCCGACGAGATGCTCTTCTACACCGGCGGGAACTACGAGGCCCGGCGTGGCTCCGGCATCGAGCAGGGCTCGATCTCGCTGCACCCGGCCGGCTTCACCCACGGCCCGCAACCGGGGGCCGCCGAACGGGCCATCGGGGCCGACTACTTCGACGAGCTCGCCGTCATGGTCGACACCTTCCGCCCGCTCGACCTCTGCGAGCCGGCCCTGGCCTGCGAGGACACCGGGTACGCCTGGACCTGGGCCCGCGACCCGCGGACCTGA
- the fahA gene encoding fumarylacetoacetase encodes MSWLTAAAGSPYGIHNLPYGVFAHAGRPARIGVRIADAVLDLAGAEEAGLILAGGALREPTLNAFLALGRPQWTAVRHRIVELLTEPEHEAAVRPLLIPLTEVALRLPIEVADYVDFYSSEQHASNVGQIFRPGQPALPPNWKHLPIGYHGRAGTVVVSDTPVVRPCGQLPTGAGTPVFGPSGKLDIEAEVGFVVGPGTRLGEPVGVADLHDHVFGLLLVNDWSARDIQAWEYQPLGPFLGKSFATSVSPWLVPLDALADAWVPAPVPEPPVLDYLRDVPHLGLDLRLAVDWNGDRVSEPPFATMYWTPAQQLAHLTVNGATLRTGDLFASGTVSGPRRDQVGSFLELTWGGREPLTLSDGSTRTFLADGDTVTISGTAPGPDGTTVGLGAVTGTVRPARAA; translated from the coding sequence ATGAGCTGGCTGACGGCCGCGGCGGGATCGCCGTACGGGATCCACAACCTGCCGTACGGCGTCTTCGCCCACGCCGGCCGCCCGGCCAGGATCGGGGTCCGGATCGCCGACGCCGTGCTGGACCTGGCCGGCGCCGAGGAGGCCGGGCTGATCCTGGCCGGCGGCGCGCTGCGTGAACCCACCCTGAACGCGTTCCTGGCGCTCGGCCGGCCGCAGTGGACGGCGGTGCGGCACCGGATCGTCGAGCTGCTCACCGAGCCGGAGCACGAGGCGGCGGTGCGGCCGTTGCTGATCCCGCTGACGGAGGTGGCCCTGCGGCTGCCGATCGAGGTCGCCGACTACGTCGACTTCTACTCCTCGGAGCAGCACGCGAGCAACGTCGGGCAGATCTTCCGGCCCGGCCAGCCGGCGTTGCCGCCGAACTGGAAACACCTGCCGATCGGCTACCACGGCCGAGCCGGCACCGTCGTGGTCTCGGACACCCCGGTGGTACGCCCGTGCGGCCAGCTTCCGACCGGAGCGGGGACGCCCGTCTTCGGCCCCTCCGGCAAGCTGGACATCGAGGCCGAGGTCGGGTTCGTGGTGGGGCCGGGCACCCGGTTGGGTGAACCGGTCGGCGTCGCGGATCTGCACGACCACGTCTTCGGGCTGCTGCTGGTCAACGACTGGTCGGCCCGGGACATCCAGGCCTGGGAATATCAGCCGCTCGGGCCGTTCCTCGGTAAGTCCTTCGCCACCTCGGTCTCGCCCTGGCTGGTGCCGCTGGACGCGCTCGCCGACGCCTGGGTGCCGGCGCCGGTGCCGGAGCCGCCGGTGCTGGACTACCTGCGTGACGTCCCGCACCTCGGTCTCGACCTGCGGCTGGCCGTCGACTGGAACGGTGACCGGGTCAGCGAGCCGCCGTTCGCCACCATGTACTGGACCCCGGCCCAGCAGCTGGCCCATCTCACCGTGAACGGCGCGACCCTGCGCACCGGCGACCTGTTCGCCTCCGGCACCGTCTCGGGTCCACGCCGGGACCAGGTCGGCTCCTTCCTGGAGCTGACCTGGGGCGGCCGTGAGCCGCTGACCCTGTCGGACGGTTCCACCCGGACCTTCCTGGCCGACGGCGACACCGTCACCATAAGCGGCACGGCTCCCGGCCCGGACGGTACGACCGTCGGGCTCGGTGCGGTCACCGGAACTGTCCGGCCCGCCCGCGCGGCCTGA
- a CDS encoding DUF397 domain-containing protein, with the protein MMDFSGAVWRTSSRSNDQGLCIEVADNLVGVVGVRDSKDPGGPVLAVSPPGWAAFVAAAAADRFERG; encoded by the coding sequence ATGATGGACTTTTCCGGCGCCGTATGGCGCACCAGCAGCCGCTCGAACGACCAGGGGCTCTGCATCGAGGTGGCCGACAACCTGGTCGGCGTGGTGGGAGTCCGGGACTCCAAGGACCCGGGCGGCCCGGTGCTCGCGGTGAGCCCGCCGGGGTGGGCGGCCTTCGTGGCGGCGGCCGCCGCCGACCGGTTCGAGCGGGGGTGA
- a CDS encoding PQQ-binding-like beta-propeller repeat protein, translated as MTTAKVRWLAVAAVSTVLALVAVAVVGYRVLAPAEVLTPATTAYPAAPAAPAGVIGTLNAAPLLVEGRLRVYATTRRVWADQPVDAATRRTPYWAYRRWPAQLVGVAVTGTTVVSRWSDGELVGLDARTGRIAWRAAGPPTDQGYAGRRTGASTVYAPAGLHTARTDDGRAVLLLADDSVARGFDPATGRELWRYDGEPNCRADPLTTAAGQFVTVDRCASPQVVEFRAAASGEVTGRWRPADAAPELAVEPVGCRVARSDCHALRIAAAGTTGPAGTAGGAAPAGVRQGVVTGWLTADAAEPVRSPELDDPASTVVDGVAVVPENGAVVGRPAAGGDELWRRPGAARILAVQPGRVHLRPESRELVNLDPRTGAELSRYPLTQGRDSTTWAPGFAYASDGFLAVERLTQPVEPDAPNSRYYLAAQPVILAAT; from the coding sequence ATGACGACTGCCAAGGTCCGGTGGCTCGCCGTGGCCGCGGTGTCGACGGTGCTGGCCCTGGTGGCCGTCGCCGTGGTCGGGTACCGGGTGCTCGCCCCGGCCGAGGTGCTCACCCCGGCCACCACCGCCTATCCGGCCGCCCCGGCCGCCCCGGCCGGGGTGATCGGCACTCTGAACGCCGCGCCGCTGCTGGTGGAGGGGCGACTGCGGGTCTACGCCACCACCCGCCGGGTCTGGGCCGACCAACCGGTGGACGCGGCCACCCGGCGTACCCCGTACTGGGCGTACCGGCGCTGGCCGGCGCAGCTCGTCGGGGTGGCCGTGACCGGAACGACGGTGGTCAGCCGGTGGTCCGACGGCGAGCTGGTGGGGCTGGACGCCCGGACCGGCCGGATCGCCTGGCGGGCGGCCGGGCCGCCCACCGACCAGGGGTACGCGGGCCGGCGCACCGGGGCGAGCACCGTCTACGCCCCGGCCGGGCTGCACACGGCGCGCACCGACGACGGCCGGGCGGTGCTGCTGCTGGCCGACGATTCCGTGGCGCGCGGGTTCGACCCGGCCACCGGGCGGGAGCTCTGGCGGTACGACGGCGAGCCCAATTGCCGGGCGGACCCGCTGACCACCGCCGCCGGTCAGTTCGTCACCGTGGACCGGTGCGCCTCGCCCCAGGTCGTCGAGTTCCGGGCCGCGGCTTCCGGCGAGGTGACCGGCCGGTGGCGGCCGGCCGACGCCGCCCCGGAACTCGCCGTCGAGCCGGTCGGCTGCCGGGTCGCCCGCTCGGACTGCCACGCCCTCCGGATCGCCGCGGCCGGTACGACGGGCCCGGCCGGCACCGCGGGTGGCGCCGCCCCGGCTGGTGTCCGGCAGGGCGTTGTCACCGGCTGGCTGACAGCCGACGCGGCCGAGCCGGTCCGGTCACCCGAGCTGGACGATCCGGCATCCACAGTGGTCGACGGCGTGGCGGTTGTTCCGGAGAACGGGGCGGTCGTGGGGCGGCCGGCGGCCGGTGGCGACGAGCTGTGGCGCCGCCCCGGAGCCGCGCGCATCCTGGCGGTCCAGCCGGGGCGGGTGCACTTGCGGCCGGAGTCCCGCGAACTGGTCAACCTCGACCCGCGTACCGGCGCGGAACTGTCCCGCTACCCGCTCACCCAGGGCCGTGACTCCACGACCTGGGCGCCGGGTTTCGCCTACGCCAGCGACGGGTTCCTCGCGGTCGAGCGGCTCACCCAGCCGGTCGAGCCCGACGCCCCGAACTCGCGCTACTACCTGGCCGCGCAGCCGGTCATCCTCGCCGCCACCTGA
- the hisC gene encoding histidinol-phosphate transaminase — protein sequence MTDPNRPGPAESDQAAGRRLTRSDLAALPNYVPGRSPADLARELGLPEAIKLASNEVPYGPLPGVVEAVAEAAAGAHRYPDMGVVALRDTLADRYGVDAERIATGCGSVALCEHLVRAACLPGDEVIYSWRSFEAYPIIAATSGATSVRVPNDAGHGHDLAAMAAAVTERTRLVLVCNPNNPTGTSVRRAELDRFLDAVPSDVLVVLDEAYREFVTDPQVPDGLVSYGDRPNVVVLRTLSKAWGLAGLRIGFLVAQPEVAAAVRKVVTPFSASATAQAGALAALTQADEVRRRCDLVIAERDRLTEALRKLLPGVPESQANFVWLPLGDRSLEFGRACEARGVIVRPFPGDGVRVTVGTPAENDAFLAAAEAALESGSG from the coding sequence ATGACCGACCCGAACCGCCCCGGTCCGGCTGAGTCCGACCAGGCCGCCGGCCGGCGGTTGACCCGCTCGGACCTGGCCGCGCTGCCGAACTACGTGCCCGGCCGCAGCCCGGCCGACCTGGCCCGCGAACTCGGCCTGCCCGAGGCGATCAAGCTGGCCAGCAACGAGGTGCCGTACGGTCCGCTGCCCGGCGTGGTCGAGGCGGTGGCCGAGGCGGCGGCCGGGGCGCACCGCTATCCCGACATGGGTGTGGTGGCGCTGCGGGACACGCTCGCCGACCGGTACGGCGTGGACGCCGAGCGGATCGCCACGGGCTGCGGGTCCGTCGCGCTCTGCGAACACCTGGTCCGCGCCGCCTGCCTGCCTGGCGACGAGGTGATCTACTCGTGGCGCTCCTTCGAGGCGTACCCGATCATCGCGGCGACCAGCGGCGCGACGAGCGTGCGGGTGCCGAACGACGCCGGCCACGGGCACGACCTGGCGGCGATGGCCGCGGCCGTGACCGAGCGGACCCGGCTGGTGCTGGTCTGCAACCCGAACAACCCGACCGGCACCAGCGTGCGCCGGGCGGAGCTGGACCGGTTCCTGGACGCGGTGCCGTCCGACGTGCTGGTGGTGCTGGATGAGGCGTACCGGGAGTTCGTCACGGACCCGCAGGTGCCGGACGGCCTGGTGTCCTATGGCGACCGGCCGAACGTGGTGGTGCTGCGGACGCTGTCGAAGGCGTGGGGGCTGGCCGGGCTGCGGATCGGCTTCCTGGTGGCGCAGCCGGAGGTGGCCGCCGCCGTCCGCAAGGTGGTCACCCCGTTCTCGGCCAGCGCCACCGCGCAGGCCGGTGCGCTGGCCGCCCTGACCCAGGCCGACGAGGTACGCCGCCGCTGCGACCTGGTGATCGCCGAGCGGGACCGGCTGACCGAGGCGCTGCGCAAGCTGCTGCCTGGCGTCCCGGAGAGCCAGGCCAACTTCGTCTGGCTGCCGCTGGGCGACCGGTCGCTGGAGTTCGGCCGGGCGTGCGAGGCGCGCGGCGTGATCGTCCGGCCGTTCCCCGGCGACGGGGTACGCGTCACCGTCGGCACCCCGGCCGAGAACGACGCCTTCCTGGCCGCCGCGGAGGCGGCCCTAGAGTCCGGAAGCGGCTAG
- a CDS encoding RDD family protein, with amino-acid sequence MTVQPGWYADPAEPTTQRYWDGEGWIGAPLPADATPPPGPPEEEPEPAGEAAPAAPSDSTGSAAGRPAGDLGAAAGDRPANGTPANGTPATGGPSQPSGQPGSDLPAGGIAGWPPANGAPGATPPPGWVYHQYGLQPPPPPRPHGLPLAPFGPRLAARLIDIGVLLLLNVAVNGFFVWRLVQDIRPFADELVRRSMAGESTAEGMPATGQAEGLQVVILLIAAALWFAYEVPALANGGQTFGKRLMGVKVVPLAADERLGFGRSLRRWNLLGLPTFLWGCCGVGLLLQLVDCAFPLFDRPLRQALHDKRAQTVVVAVPKASAATPPAGDKDGADTPTSGGTDR; translated from the coding sequence ATGACGGTGCAACCCGGCTGGTACGCCGACCCCGCCGAGCCCACCACCCAGCGCTACTGGGACGGTGAGGGCTGGATCGGCGCACCGCTGCCCGCCGACGCCACCCCACCCCCGGGGCCGCCCGAGGAGGAACCGGAGCCCGCCGGCGAGGCCGCCCCCGCCGCACCGTCGGACTCGACCGGGTCGGCCGCCGGTAGGCCGGCCGGGGACCTCGGTGCCGCGGCCGGCGACCGCCCGGCAAACGGCACGCCGGCAAACGGCACGCCGGCGACCGGCGGGCCGTCGCAGCCGTCCGGGCAGCCGGGGTCGGACCTCCCGGCCGGCGGGATCGCCGGCTGGCCACCGGCCAACGGGGCACCGGGCGCAACCCCGCCCCCGGGCTGGGTCTACCACCAGTACGGGTTGCAGCCACCGCCGCCCCCCCGCCCGCACGGCCTGCCGCTGGCGCCGTTCGGCCCCCGACTGGCGGCGCGGCTGATCGACATCGGCGTGCTGCTGCTGCTCAACGTCGCCGTCAACGGCTTCTTCGTCTGGCGGCTGGTGCAGGACATCCGGCCGTTCGCGGACGAGCTGGTGCGGCGTTCGATGGCCGGCGAGTCGACGGCCGAGGGAATGCCGGCCACCGGGCAGGCGGAGGGGCTGCAGGTGGTCATCCTGCTGATCGCCGCCGCGCTCTGGTTCGCGTACGAGGTGCCGGCGCTGGCCAACGGCGGCCAGACGTTCGGCAAGCGGCTGATGGGCGTCAAGGTGGTGCCGCTCGCCGCCGACGAACGGCTCGGTTTCGGGCGCTCGCTGCGCCGGTGGAACCTGCTCGGCCTGCCCACCTTCCTCTGGGGCTGCTGCGGCGTCGGGCTGCTGCTGCAGCTGGTCGACTGCGCGTTCCCGCTCTTCGACCGGCCGCTGCGGCAGGCCCTGCACGACAAGCGCGCCCAGACCGTCGTGGTCGCGGTACCGAAGGCGTCCGCCGCGACGCCGCCGGCCGGGGACAAGGACGGCGCCGACACCCCCACCTCCGGAGGTACCGACCGATGA